The Anopheles maculipalpis chromosome 3RL, idAnoMacuDA_375_x, whole genome shotgun sequence genomic sequence AGTGTGAACCAGTTAGTGTAAGATTACTTACTTCATTAGTGAAAATATTCTTTCCAATTCTCAATTCCCAAGGTAAAAAGTTGTGAAGTTCGTAAACATGAATAGAGTTATTTTATCTCAATCAATAATACCACttgtaaagcttttttttttacaggtgAGGTTTATTAAATTTCGATAGTACTAAGTAATcggcaatatttaaaaaaaacatagttttttatacatttctcATCCACCATAGTATGATGAAAACGATGCTACAGTTTCGAAAGCACTACGGGATGATTGTTTCTCACAAAAACTACCTCCGGCACTTGTTCGGGCACCTGCACTGGCCGGAAGTtgttaacgatttttttgctACTATCCTTTGGGCAAGCCTGCAGCTGCCGGAATGCTTCCAACTGACCGCTAGAAACGTAGATCGGCGTTTTGTACACCAGCCAAGTAACGCTCTCGAAGTACGGTGGCGTCGTTAAAGAACCTTTGTACGTATAGTAGTGTCGGTTCAGTTCCTGCATTCCCATCCACGCGAGACAGTCCGCATCGATTTCTGTTTGCGCATTCGGGCTGCGGATGTACTTCAAACCAGCCACGATCTTGTCGAACGCTGGACAATCGTCATTGCCGTACGCCTGCACGAAAAACCCGAGCACGGCCAAACCGTCCGGCTTGTCGACCGCTTCCGCGAAACTTCCGTATTTGGCGTTGTAATGTACGGCGTGTGCCTCCATCGAGTAGGTGCTGCCTTCTAGCGTATGTTCACAGCCGGAACCGTCCCCAATGCCCCAGTGGAAGTGTAGCTGCTCGAAAACGTACTTGTTGCCCAGGACGCCACCGACGATAAATGGTTGAAAAGGGCGATCGCTGAAGGTAATCTGCAAAGCGGCGGATGAAGTAGGATgatagaaaataaacaaatggcGTATCTCAA encodes the following:
- the LOC126562854 gene encoding carbonic anhydrase 2; this encodes MASTTTKNVQSPIALNQRSTVIRDGIQPLDYFGHWDGLGKAKMVNTGSSVMITFSDRPFQPFIVGGVLGNKYVFEQLHFHWGIGDGSGCEHTLEGSTYSMEAHAVHYNAKYGSFAEAVDKPDGLAVLGFFVQAYGNDDCPAFDKIVAGLKYIRSPNAQTEIDADCLAWMGMQELNRHYYTYKGSLTTPPYFESVTWLVYKTPIYVSSGQLEAFRQLQACPKDSSKKIVNNFRPVQVPEQVPEVVFVRNNHPVVLSKL